From Nitrospirota bacterium, the proteins below share one genomic window:
- a CDS encoding HEAT repeat domain-containing protein: MRPDIKALAFAKKFGEIETAVYADRSLIGDLAGLLAEKDGDVRSGVLNLLSRVGFDYPQDTRPHLPALIALLDDPDMFVKIDAANAVGNLGFSFKDSAEQAAPKLKALLGHDQSLVRQEAAYAIGNIGFAHTDLVRDAVPRMIQMLEQGDDDEREAAAHALGKVGINAPELIRGILPKLVEVLEFSKEATCGGVLFALGAIGLHYPSEVAGLIPKLMQYLDSGHPNAVKNAIAALGNIGSSNPDTVRDAMPKIRKIMESSTDLDVKMNAKVALGRLGDPSAM; encoded by the coding sequence ATGAGACCCGACATCAAGGCACTGGCATTTGCGAAGAAGTTCGGCGAGATCGAGACCGCGGTCTACGCGGACCGCTCGCTCATCGGCGACCTCGCGGGGCTGCTCGCGGAAAAGGACGGAGATGTGCGCTCCGGCGTGCTGAACCTCCTCTCGCGGGTCGGGTTCGATTACCCCCAGGACACGCGGCCGCACCTGCCGGCGCTCATCGCGCTCCTCGATGACCCGGACATGTTCGTCAAGATCGACGCGGCGAACGCCGTCGGCAATCTCGGCTTCAGCTTCAAGGACTCGGCTGAGCAGGCCGCTCCGAAGCTGAAAGCGCTGCTGGGACACGACCAGAGCCTCGTGCGGCAGGAGGCGGCTTACGCCATCGGGAACATCGGCTTTGCCCACACGGACCTCGTGAGGGACGCCGTGCCGCGCATGATCCAGATGCTGGAGCAGGGCGACGATGACGAACGTGAGGCGGCAGCCCATGCCTTGGGCAAGGTCGGCATCAACGCGCCGGAACTGATCCGCGGCATCCTGCCCAAGCTCGTGGAGGTCCTCGAATTCTCGAAGGAGGCCACCTGCGGCGGCGTGCTCTTCGCCCTTGGCGCCATCGGGCTCCACTATCCGTCGGAAGTGGCGGGCCTGATACCGAAACTCATGCAGTACCTGGACAGCGGCCACCCGAACGCGGTCAAGAACGCCATCGCAGCGCTCGGCAACATCGGGAGTTCGAACCCCGACACGGTCAGGGACGCGATGCCCAAGATCAGGAAGATCATGGAATCGTCGACCGACCTCGATGTGAAGATGAACGCCAAGGTGGCGCTGGGCAGGCTCGGCGATCCATCGGCGATGTAG